One Paucidesulfovibrio longus DSM 6739 genomic window carries:
- the rpsM gene encoding 30S ribosomal protein S13, which yields MARIAGVDLPKSKRMDIALTYIYGIGQATALEILNKSGVDWNKSSDDLTADEANTIRVEIEQNYKVEGDLRRDITANIKRLMDIGCYRGLRHRKGLPCRGQKTHTNARTRKGPRRSVVGRKKKK from the coding sequence GTGGCACGCATTGCTGGTGTTGATCTGCCCAAAAGCAAGCGGATGGATATCGCCCTGACCTATATCTATGGTATCGGCCAGGCAACTGCTCTTGAGATCCTCAACAAGTCGGGCGTCGACTGGAACAAGAGTTCCGACGACCTCACCGCTGACGAGGCCAACACCATCCGTGTTGAAATCGAGCAGAATTACAAGGTGGAAGGCGACCTGCGTCGTGACATCACCGCGAACATCAAGCGGTTGATGGATATCGGCTGCTATCGCGGACTTCGTCACCGCAAAGGACTGCCCTGCCGCGGTCAGAAGACCCACACCAACGCCCGCACCCGTAAGGGTCCGCGCCGCTCGGTGGTTGGCCGCAAGAAGAAGAAGTAG
- a CDS encoding DNA-directed RNA polymerase subunit alpha: MLVQDGDRLINTRNWSELVKPEQLVRDPKSTGTYGKFVCEPLERGFATTIGNALRRVLLSSLQGAAIVAARIEGVQHEFTTIEGVMEDVTEIVLNLKSVRLAMRNVEPQILVLEANKRGPITAAMITENQNVQVLSKDQVIGTLSEDRPLKMELEVRMGKGYVPAELHEGLTEDIGLITMDASYSPVRKVAYTVEQARVGQMTNYDKLILEVWTDGSVSPEDAVAYSAKILKDQLSVFINFDEMSSAQQPDDDDTVNLNPNLFKSIDELELSVRATNCLKAANIQLVGELVQRSEQQMLKTKNFGRKSLDEIRRVLDSMGLKFGMLVDDFDKKQQEWLKRKEKNEA; this comes from the coding sequence ATGCTTGTTCAAGACGGTGACAGACTTATCAACACGCGGAACTGGTCCGAGCTCGTAAAGCCGGAACAGCTCGTCCGCGACCCCAAGTCCACCGGTACGTACGGCAAGTTCGTCTGCGAACCGTTGGAGCGCGGCTTTGCCACCACCATCGGCAATGCCCTCCGCCGTGTGCTGCTTTCCTCCTTGCAGGGAGCAGCCATCGTGGCCGCGCGTATCGAAGGGGTCCAGCACGAGTTCACCACCATCGAGGGCGTGATGGAGGACGTGACCGAAATCGTCCTCAACCTCAAGTCCGTCCGTCTGGCCATGCGCAACGTCGAGCCCCAGATATTGGTCCTTGAGGCCAACAAGCGGGGGCCCATCACCGCTGCCATGATCACTGAGAACCAGAACGTCCAGGTGCTCAGCAAGGACCAGGTCATCGGAACCCTTTCCGAGGACCGCCCCTTGAAGATGGAGCTGGAAGTGCGCATGGGCAAGGGCTATGTCCCCGCCGAGCTGCACGAAGGCCTCACCGAGGACATCGGTTTGATCACCATGGACGCCAGCTACTCCCCTGTCCGCAAGGTCGCGTACACCGTGGAGCAGGCTCGCGTCGGCCAGATGACCAACTACGACAAGCTCATTCTTGAGGTGTGGACGGACGGTTCCGTGTCCCCTGAGGATGCGGTCGCCTACAGCGCGAAGATCCTCAAGGACCAGCTTTCCGTTTTCATCAACTTCGACGAAATGTCTTCGGCCCAGCAGCCGGATGACGATGATACGGTCAACCTGAACCCGAATCTGTTCAAGAGTATTGACGAACTGGAGCTTTCGGTCCGTGCGACCAACTGCCTCAAGGCCGCCAACATCCAGCTGGTTGGCGAACTGGTGCAGCGCTCCGAGCAGCAGATGCTCAAGACCAAGAACTTTGGTCGCAAGTCCCTGGATGAGATCCGCAGGGTCTTGGACAGCATGGGACTCAAGTTCGGCATGCTCGTCGATGACTTCGACAAGAAACAGCAGGAATGGCTGAAGAGGAAAGAGAAAAATGAGGCATAG
- the mqnE gene encoding aminofutalosine synthase MqnE has translation MLDRQRYARLGLETVLDKVLAGERLSLSDGEALFACPDPLAVGDLAHLVRTRMHGDAAYYVVNRHINYTNVCVNGCTFCAYQRENDEQTGAFRLSREDVLDKLERAPSEPREIHMVGGCHPTLPLSFFEQTLAELRGRYPQAVLKCFTAVEIAHFAALEGISTLETLRRLQAAGLNMLPGGGAEIFAPEIREQVCPRKSDAEEWLRIHEEAHGLGLKTNCTMLFGHIETSAHRLDHLDRLRRLQDRANGFVCFIPLPFLTENSKLKIERPLTGLDELKTIAISRLMLDNVPHIKAYWVMLTVKQAQAALLWGADDFDGTVVEEKIGHEAGATSQQGLTRSELDEMIRGCGFRPVERDSYFNPIETRRG, from the coding sequence ATGCTTGATCGTCAGCGGTACGCCCGCCTCGGCCTGGAAACCGTCCTGGACAAGGTTCTGGCCGGTGAACGCCTGAGCCTCTCGGACGGGGAGGCCCTTTTCGCCTGCCCGGACCCGCTGGCCGTGGGCGACCTGGCCCACCTCGTCCGTACGCGGATGCACGGCGACGCCGCCTACTACGTGGTCAACCGCCACATCAACTACACCAACGTCTGCGTCAACGGCTGCACCTTTTGCGCCTATCAGCGCGAAAACGACGAGCAAACCGGCGCATTCCGCCTCAGTCGGGAAGATGTGCTCGACAAGCTCGAACGCGCCCCCAGCGAGCCGCGCGAAATCCATATGGTCGGCGGCTGCCATCCGACCCTGCCCCTGAGCTTTTTCGAGCAGACACTGGCCGAATTGCGCGGCCGCTATCCCCAAGCCGTGCTGAAATGCTTCACCGCCGTGGAAATTGCGCATTTTGCCGCGCTGGAAGGAATATCGACCCTGGAAACCTTGCGGCGTCTCCAGGCCGCCGGGCTGAACATGCTCCCCGGCGGAGGCGCGGAAATCTTCGCGCCGGAAATCCGCGAACAGGTCTGCCCGCGCAAAAGCGACGCCGAAGAATGGCTGCGCATTCACGAGGAGGCCCACGGCCTCGGCCTGAAGACCAATTGCACCATGCTCTTCGGACACATCGAAACCAGCGCCCATCGACTCGACCATCTGGATCGGCTGCGCCGCCTTCAGGACCGGGCAAACGGCTTCGTCTGCTTCATCCCACTGCCGTTCCTCACGGAAAACAGCAAGCTCAAGATCGAGCGCCCGCTGACCGGGCTCGACGAACTCAAGACCATCGCTATTTCCAGGCTGATGCTCGACAACGTGCCGCACATCAAGGCGTATTGGGTCATGCTCACGGTCAAGCAGGCCCAGGCCGCCCTGCTCTGGGGCGCGGACGACTTCGACGGGACCGTGGTGGAAGAAAAGATCGGGCACGAGGCGGGCGCCACCTCGCAGCAGGGCCTGACCCGCTCGGAGCTGGACGAAATGATCCGCGGTTGCGGATTTCGCCCTGTGGAGCGCGATTCCTACTTCAATCCAATTGAGACGCGCCGGGGGTAA
- a CDS encoding menaquinone biosynthetic enzyme MqnA/MqnD family protein, which yields MNARLKLGKIGYRNVLPIYHPLEQGLVPHELEIVSGVPAELNEMMRRGELHLSANSSIEYARRSERYLLVPDLAIGCHGPVQSVLLLSRRPVRELAGQSILVSAQTHTSAALLRLLLARRYKVEVRFESGDATSMLARGDKPEAILAIGDEALELRRHPDYPHLYDLGQEWLEWTGMPFIFGVWIILREAWDANRIALENAVNQLLRAKQWGQEHISELCGLASCGSSLDALEMCSYFNGLSYDLGDKEKTGLERFFALLSESGIIESAPELRFAELERSMLKAG from the coding sequence ATGAATGCACGCCTGAAACTCGGAAAGATCGGGTATAGAAACGTTCTGCCGATCTATCACCCGCTGGAGCAGGGGCTCGTGCCGCACGAGCTGGAAATCGTGTCCGGCGTGCCCGCAGAGCTGAACGAGATGATGCGACGTGGGGAATTGCACCTCTCCGCCAACTCCAGCATCGAATATGCGCGGCGCTCCGAAAGATACCTGCTCGTGCCCGACCTCGCCATCGGCTGTCACGGCCCTGTGCAGAGCGTGCTCCTGCTCTCGCGCAGGCCCGTCCGCGAGCTTGCGGGGCAAAGCATTCTCGTCAGCGCCCAGACGCATACCTCGGCCGCGCTGCTGCGCCTTCTCCTCGCGCGACGCTACAAGGTCGAAGTCCGTTTCGAAAGCGGCGACGCCACGTCGATGCTCGCCAGGGGCGACAAGCCCGAAGCCATTCTGGCCATCGGGGACGAGGCCCTGGAATTGCGTCGCCATCCGGACTATCCGCACCTCTACGATCTTGGGCAGGAATGGCTGGAATGGACCGGAATGCCGTTCATATTCGGCGTCTGGATCATCTTGCGAGAAGCCTGGGACGCAAACCGGATCGCGCTCGAAAACGCCGTCAATCAGCTTCTGAGAGCCAAACAGTGGGGACAGGAACACATCTCCGAGCTGTGCGGTCTGGCCTCGTGCGGAAGCTCCCTGGATGCGCTGGAGATGTGTTCGTATTTCAACGGGCTGTCGTATGATCTGGGCGACAAGGAAAAAACGGGGCTGGAACGTTTTTTTGCCCTGCTCTCGGAAAGCGGAATCATTGAATCCGCTCCGGAGCTTCGATTCGCCGAACTGGAACGGAGCATGCTCAAGGCAGGCTAG
- the rplO gene encoding 50S ribosomal protein L15 produces MKLHELYPFPEEYKQRKRIGRGSGSGWGKTSARGHKGQKSRTGASIPAWFEGGQMPLMRRLPKRGFKNPFRVEYAAINLGRLIEAFEGKNEITLEDIYERGLCKTGAPVKILANGEVSAAVTIEAHRFSAAAAEKISKAGGTAKSIEVQEG; encoded by the coding sequence ATGAAGCTCCACGAACTCTATCCCTTCCCGGAAGAGTACAAACAGAGAAAGCGCATTGGTCGCGGTTCCGGCTCCGGCTGGGGCAAGACCAGCGCCCGCGGCCACAAGGGCCAGAAGAGCCGTACCGGCGCTTCCATCCCTGCCTGGTTCGAAGGCGGCCAGATGCCGCTCATGCGTCGTCTCCCGAAGCGCGGTTTCAAGAACCCCTTCCGGGTCGAGTATGCAGCCATCAACCTTGGTCGCCTGATCGAGGCCTTTGAGGGCAAGAACGAGATTACCCTTGAGGACATCTACGAGCGCGGCCTTTGCAAGACCGGCGCTCCGGTAAAGATTCTGGCCAACGGTGAGGTCTCCGCGGCCGTCACCATCGAGGCGCATCGGTTCAGTGCCGCTGCCGCCGAGAAGATCTCCAAGGCCGGAGGCACCGCCAAGTCCATCGAAGTTCAGGAAGGATAA
- the mqnC gene encoding cyclic dehypoxanthinyl futalosine synthase, protein MQDIFDKVRSGGRIDRQEAAALYESAPLHALGALAHEIRLRKHPAPVVTYVADRNINYSNICSCGCRFCAFFKAPGQEGGYVISREDLSRKIEETLALGGTQILMQGGHHPDLPFEFYEELLGFIRESYPSIHVHAFSPPEIHYFAGLYGMSVAEVLQRLRKAGLHSIPGGGAEILVNEVRERVSPNKCSADAWLAVMEEAHAQGLRTTATMMFGHEEEPEHRLDHLFAVRATQDRTGGFTAFIPWTFQPENTNIKARPLTSPEYLRVLALSRIVLDNVDNIQVSWVTMGPKIAQLALYFGGNDFGSLMIEENVVRAAGVCFRLTREEIHRLIEAAGFRPVQRNMTYQPVETA, encoded by the coding sequence ATGCAAGATATTTTCGACAAGGTCCGCTCCGGCGGGCGCATCGACAGGCAGGAAGCCGCCGCGCTTTACGAATCCGCGCCGCTGCACGCACTCGGCGCGCTGGCCCACGAGATCCGGCTGCGCAAGCATCCCGCTCCGGTCGTCACCTACGTTGCGGACAGGAACATCAATTATTCCAACATCTGTTCCTGCGGTTGCCGCTTCTGCGCCTTTTTCAAAGCTCCTGGCCAGGAAGGCGGCTACGTCATCAGCCGCGAGGATTTGTCACGGAAAATCGAGGAAACCCTCGCGCTCGGTGGCACGCAAATCCTGATGCAGGGCGGCCACCATCCTGACCTCCCCTTTGAATTCTATGAAGAATTGCTCGGATTCATACGGGAAAGCTATCCCAGCATCCATGTGCACGCTTTTTCGCCGCCTGAAATTCACTACTTTGCGGGCCTCTACGGCATGAGCGTGGCGGAAGTGCTCCAGCGGTTGCGCAAAGCGGGATTGCATTCCATTCCGGGTGGCGGCGCGGAAATCCTGGTCAATGAGGTGCGCGAACGGGTTTCGCCCAACAAATGCTCGGCGGACGCCTGGCTCGCCGTCATGGAAGAAGCGCACGCCCAGGGACTGCGCACCACGGCCACCATGATGTTCGGGCATGAGGAGGAACCGGAGCACCGCCTCGATCATCTCTTCGCGGTACGCGCAACGCAGGACCGCACAGGGGGCTTCACAGCCTTCATTCCCTGGACCTTCCAGCCGGAGAACACCAACATCAAGGCCCGGCCCCTGACCTCGCCCGAATACCTCCGCGTGCTCGCGCTCTCGCGCATCGTGCTGGACAACGTGGACAACATCCAGGTTTCGTGGGTCACGATGGGACCGAAGATCGCGCAGCTCGCCCTCTATTTCGGGGGCAACGACTTCGGCTCGCTGATGATCGAGGAAAACGTCGTCCGAGCCGCCGGGGTTTGCTTCCGGCTGACGCGGGAAGAGATCCACCGTCTCATCGAAGCGGCTGGATTTCGGCCAGTGCAGCGGAACATGACGTATCAGCCGGTGGAAACGGCATGA
- the rpmD gene encoding 50S ribosomal protein L30: MAQVTVKLMKSKIGCTPSQRATLAALGLRKIRQENCFEDSPVVRGMINKVKHLVEVVAS; this comes from the coding sequence ATGGCTCAGGTTACGGTTAAGCTTATGAAGAGCAAGATCGGGTGCACGCCTTCGCAGCGTGCCACCCTTGCGGCCCTCGGACTGCGGAAGATTCGGCAGGAAAACTGCTTCGAAGATTCCCCGGTCGTGCGGGGCATGATCAATAAAGTGAAGCATCTTGTGGAGGTTGTTGCATCATGA
- the secY gene encoding preprotein translocase subunit SecY has product MALSGVENLARLPELKKRLLWTLLLLFVYRIGIHIPVPGVNGPALAAIFEEAAGTLLGLFNMFSGGGLKNLSIFALGIMPYISASIILQLLTVVSPELKRLQKEEGQAGRKKITQYTRYGTVLISLVQGFGIAVGLESMVSPIGPVVSPETAGWAFRSITVITMVTGTVFLMWLGEKLTEKGIGNGISLIIFGGIVAGMPSAVARTISFMSEGVMSPLFVLVLVLGMVGILALIVFVERGQRRVPIHYAKRQMGRRMVGGQTTHLPLRVNTAGVIPPIFASSLLLFPGTIARFSDMPWLQAISDYMQPTSIVYNLLYVAVVVFFCYFYTAIVFDPKGIADNIQKQGGFIPGIRPGAKTHEYIDRVLARITLWGSLYVSAICVLPMFLIAQFNVPFYFGGTSLLIIVGVAMDFMGQVESYMISRQYEGLMGKAGKVKGRR; this is encoded by the coding sequence GTGGCACTCTCTGGCGTTGAGAATCTTGCGCGACTGCCCGAATTGAAGAAGCGGCTTCTGTGGACGCTGCTTCTTCTTTTCGTGTATCGCATCGGCATTCATATCCCCGTACCGGGCGTGAACGGACCAGCTCTCGCGGCCATCTTCGAAGAAGCCGCCGGGACGCTTCTCGGTCTTTTCAACATGTTTTCGGGCGGTGGATTGAAGAATCTGTCCATCTTCGCGCTGGGCATCATGCCCTACATTTCGGCGTCCATCATTCTCCAGCTGCTCACCGTGGTCAGCCCTGAGCTGAAGCGGCTGCAGAAGGAGGAAGGACAGGCCGGACGCAAGAAGATCACCCAGTACACCCGTTACGGAACCGTGCTCATTTCTCTTGTCCAGGGCTTCGGCATCGCCGTCGGCCTGGAAAGCATGGTCAGCCCCATCGGTCCCGTTGTTTCTCCGGAAACCGCGGGCTGGGCATTCAGAAGCATCACCGTGATCACCATGGTCACGGGTACGGTGTTCCTGATGTGGCTCGGCGAAAAGCTGACGGAAAAGGGCATCGGCAACGGCATTTCCCTGATCATTTTCGGCGGCATCGTCGCCGGCATGCCCAGCGCCGTGGCGCGTACGATATCGTTCATGAGCGAAGGCGTCATGAGCCCCCTGTTCGTGCTCGTCCTCGTCCTGGGCATGGTCGGCATTCTCGCGCTGATCGTTTTCGTGGAGCGAGGCCAGCGCCGTGTTCCCATCCACTATGCCAAGCGCCAGATGGGCCGACGCATGGTGGGCGGGCAGACCACGCACCTCCCGCTGCGCGTGAACACCGCAGGCGTCATCCCGCCGATCTTCGCTTCGAGCTTGCTGCTTTTCCCGGGCACCATCGCCCGGTTCTCGGACATGCCCTGGCTTCAGGCCATCTCCGACTACATGCAGCCCACTTCCATTGTTTATAACCTGCTGTACGTGGCGGTTGTGGTTTTCTTCTGCTACTTCTACACCGCCATTGTCTTCGATCCCAAGGGGATTGCCGACAACATCCAGAAGCAGGGCGGGTTCATTCCGGGCATTCGTCCGGGCGCCAAGACCCATGAATACATCGACCGCGTGCTTGCACGCATCACGCTCTGGGGTTCGCTTTACGTGTCCGCCATCTGCGTGCTGCCCATGTTCCTGATCGCACAGTTCAACGTGCCGTTCTATTTCGGCGGCACCTCGCTGCTGATCATCGTGGGCGTGGCCATGGACTTCATGGGGCAGGTCGAATCCTATATGATCTCCCGTCAGTACGAAGGCCTCATGGGCAAGGCTGGCAAGGTAAAGGGCAGGCGGTAG
- the rpmJ gene encoding 50S ribosomal protein L36, translated as MKVRPSVKKMCSKCKIIRRKGVLRVICDNPRHKQRQG; from the coding sequence ATGAAAGTCAGGCCCTCTGTAAAGAAGATGTGTTCCAAGTGCAAAATCATCAGGCGCAAGGGTGTGCTGCGGGTCATTTGCGACAATCCGCGGCATAAGCAGCGTCAAGGATAA
- the map gene encoding type I methionyl aminopeptidase, with the protein MKKFRGVFLKNDREIGLMREANRIVSRILDEMGQAVEPGVTTMLFEKIAQARCRDYKVRPAFLGYGGFPFALCCSVNEEVVHGFPSDARVLEEGDIVSFDMGVVYEGYYGDSARTFAVGKVSDTAQRLMDVTRESLMKGIAQAQPGRNLFEVSQAVQEYAESAGFGVVRRFVGHGIGTRLHEKPEIPNFVPKGLPGVVLKPGMTLAIEPMITEGSPEVEILSDKWTAVTKDRKLSAHFEHTIAVTSDGPVILSRSD; encoded by the coding sequence TTGAAGAAGTTCCGAGGAGTATTCCTCAAGAACGATAGAGAGATTGGCCTCATGCGCGAGGCCAATCGCATTGTCTCAAGGATTCTGGACGAAATGGGCCAGGCTGTTGAGCCCGGCGTGACGACCATGCTCTTTGAGAAGATCGCCCAGGCGCGCTGCAGGGACTACAAGGTCCGACCGGCTTTTCTGGGGTACGGAGGTTTTCCTTTCGCACTGTGCTGCTCGGTGAATGAGGAAGTCGTGCACGGCTTTCCCTCGGACGCTAGAGTGCTTGAGGAAGGCGATATCGTCAGCTTTGACATGGGTGTTGTGTACGAGGGCTACTACGGAGACTCCGCCCGGACCTTCGCCGTCGGCAAGGTCAGCGACACCGCCCAAAGGCTGATGGACGTAACCCGGGAGTCCCTGATGAAAGGCATTGCCCAGGCACAGCCGGGTCGAAATCTCTTCGAGGTTTCCCAGGCCGTGCAGGAATACGCGGAGTCCGCCGGTTTCGGAGTTGTCCGGCGTTTCGTGGGGCACGGAATCGGGACCAGGCTGCATGAAAAGCCTGAGATTCCGAACTTCGTGCCCAAAGGGTTGCCTGGGGTGGTGCTCAAGCCGGGGATGACCCTGGCCATCGAGCCCATGATTACCGAGGGATCGCCGGAAGTGGAGATCCTTTCGGACAAATGGACGGCGGTGACCAAGGACAGGAAACTGTCCGCTCATTTCGAGCATACCATCGCCGTGACTTCGGACGGTCCCGTAATCTTGAGCCGATCCGATTGA
- the rpsK gene encoding 30S ribosomal protein S11: MAKPKRSAKKKEKKNVPVGLAHIKATFNNTIITFTDMKGNVVSWASAGAAFKGSRKSTPFAAQIAAENAAKVARDNGMRTVGVFVKGPGSGREAAMRAIGAAGFKVSFIRDITPIPHNGCRPPKRRRV; encoded by the coding sequence ATGGCGAAACCCAAGCGTTCCGCGAAGAAGAAAGAAAAAAAGAACGTTCCCGTGGGCCTTGCCCACATCAAGGCGACGTTCAACAATACGATCATCACCTTCACCGACATGAAGGGCAACGTGGTCAGCTGGGCGAGCGCTGGAGCGGCCTTCAAGGGTTCCCGCAAGAGCACCCCTTTCGCCGCCCAGATTGCCGCTGAGAACGCCGCCAAGGTCGCTCGCGACAACGGCATGCGTACCGTCGGCGTCTTTGTCAAGGGTCCGGGGTCCGGTCGTGAAGCCGCCATGCGCGCCATCGGCGCCGCCGGTTTCAAGGTCAGCTTCATCCGCGACATCACCCCGATTCCCCACAACGGCTGCCGGCCCCCGAAGCGCCGCCGCGTCTGA
- the rplQ gene encoding 50S ribosomal protein L17, whose protein sequence is MRHRNSGRKLNRTNAHRKALMRNMALALLTHERIRTTEAKAKELRKVVESLVTLALRDDLHSRRLAYKALNNHQMVQRLFDEIAPRFKDGNGGYTRILKLALPRRGDNAPMVVIELTKLAEAAAPAEKAPAEKASAEA, encoded by the coding sequence ATGAGGCATAGAAACTCCGGCAGAAAACTGAACCGCACCAATGCCCATCGCAAGGCTCTGATGCGGAACATGGCGCTGGCTCTGCTCACCCATGAGCGCATTCGTACCACCGAAGCCAAGGCCAAGGAGCTGCGCAAGGTTGTCGAAAGCCTCGTGACCCTTGCCCTGCGCGACGATCTGCACTCCCGTCGTCTGGCTTACAAGGCCCTGAACAATCACCAGATGGTTCAGCGTCTCTTTGACGAAATCGCTCCCCGCTTCAAGGACGGCAACGGCGGATACACCCGTATCCTCAAGCTTGCGCTTCCTCGTCGCGGCGACAACGCCCCCATGGTCGTGATCGAGCTGACCAAGCTCGCCGAGGCTGCCGCTCCGGCGGAAAAGGCTCCGGCTGAGAAGGCTTCTGCTGAAGCCTAG
- a CDS encoding selenium metabolism-associated LysR family transcriptional regulator — MDFRKLEAFCKVYELRSFSKAGQELHLSQPTISAHVASLEEQLGLLLFDRLGRNVLPTNAGDVLYREGKEIFSILRRAEAELSMLRDEVAGELIVGGSTIPANYILPELMARFMAKHPAVRIELRTGDTDEVTEMVAEGRLDLAVVGDLPEVRGIIPEPLFSDRLTAVASPRYVLPPDCPLSEWPWVMREQGSGTRRAFERALAAGGHNPRTLRSVCMVYGTEAAMRVAVAGAGIAVVSARACDAAVRRGELRVVDCGLLEMERKFYLLRHEGRRAFPAAGAFLTFLRENAEI; from the coding sequence ATGGACTTCAGAAAACTCGAAGCGTTCTGCAAGGTGTACGAATTACGCAGCTTTTCAAAAGCCGGCCAGGAACTTCACCTTTCGCAGCCAACCATCAGCGCGCATGTGGCCTCGCTTGAAGAGCAGCTTGGACTGTTGCTTTTCGATCGACTCGGACGAAACGTACTGCCGACCAACGCCGGCGACGTTCTTTATCGCGAAGGTAAGGAGATCTTTTCCATTCTGCGCAGGGCGGAGGCGGAACTCTCCATGCTGCGCGACGAGGTCGCCGGGGAGTTGATCGTCGGCGGCAGCACCATTCCCGCCAACTATATTCTCCCGGAACTCATGGCCCGGTTCATGGCCAAGCATCCGGCCGTACGCATCGAGCTTCGCACCGGAGACACGGACGAGGTGACGGAAATGGTTGCGGAAGGGAGGCTGGACCTGGCTGTTGTCGGAGATTTGCCAGAGGTTCGCGGCATAATCCCGGAGCCTCTTTTCAGTGATCGTCTGACCGCAGTCGCTTCACCCCGGTATGTTCTTCCGCCCGACTGTCCCCTGTCGGAGTGGCCTTGGGTCATGCGGGAACAGGGGTCCGGCACAAGGCGCGCATTTGAACGTGCCCTGGCTGCCGGGGGGCATAATCCGCGCACATTGCGCTCCGTGTGCATGGTGTACGGAACCGAGGCGGCCATGCGCGTCGCCGTTGCCGGGGCCGGCATAGCCGTCGTTTCCGCGCGCGCCTGCGATGCCGCTGTCCGGCGCGGTGAGTTGCGTGTGGTCGATTGCGGGCTGCTTGAGATGGAGCGCAAATTCTATCTTCTGCGCCATGAAGGCCGTCGCGCATTTCCCGCGGCAGGGGCCTTCCTCACCTTCCTCCGAGAGAACGCCGAGATCTAG
- the rpsD gene encoding 30S ribosomal protein S4, whose protein sequence is MARYTEAKCRICRREGHKLFLKGDRCYTDKCAYERRPYAPGAAGRNMRRKMSDYAIQLREKQKVRRMYGILEGQFRRYFERADAMKGVTGTNLLVLLERRLDNVIYRLGFANSRTQARQLVRHGVFAVNGRRVDVPSFMVRPEDVVEVREKSRKIPVIVEAQDVIARRGCPDWLESDGAAFKGKVKDLPKREDIQFPINEQLIVELYSK, encoded by the coding sequence TTGGCTCGTTATACCGAAGCAAAATGCCGCATTTGCCGCCGCGAGGGACACAAGCTGTTCCTCAAGGGCGACCGCTGCTATACGGACAAGTGCGCTTACGAGCGCCGTCCTTACGCTCCCGGCGCCGCCGGGCGCAACATGCGCCGCAAGATGAGCGACTACGCCATCCAGCTGCGCGAGAAGCAGAAAGTCCGCCGTATGTACGGCATCCTCGAAGGCCAGTTCCGCCGCTACTTTGAGCGCGCCGACGCCATGAAGGGCGTCACCGGCACCAACCTGCTGGTCCTGCTCGAGCGTCGACTGGACAACGTGATCTACCGCCTTGGCTTCGCCAACTCCCGGACCCAGGCCCGTCAGCTGGTTCGTCACGGCGTCTTCGCCGTGAACGGCCGCCGCGTGGACGTGCCTTCCTTCATGGTTCGTCCGGAGGATGTCGTCGAAGTGCGCGAGAAATCCCGCAAGATCCCCGTCATCGTCGAGGCCCAGGACGTGATTGCCCGCCGCGGCTGCCCGGACTGGCTCGAAAGCGATGGCGCTGCCTTCAAGGGCAAGGTCAAAGACCTTCCCAAGCGCGAGGACATTCAGTTCCCGATCAACGAGCAGCTCATCGTCGAGCTGTACTCCAAGTAA
- the rpsE gene encoding 30S ribosomal protein S5 — MEQNESGLIEKIVYLNRVAKVVKGGRRFSFSCLAVVGDGQGSVGYGLGKANEVPEAIRKATERARKAMIKVPLLDGTLPYETLGCYGAGRVMLKPASRGTGIIAGGPVRAIMEAVGVHDILTKAIGTNNPHNVLRATIAGLASLRSAEEVSELRGMKVETPRK, encoded by the coding sequence ATGGAACAGAACGAATCCGGGCTGATTGAAAAGATCGTGTACCTCAACCGCGTGGCCAAAGTGGTCAAGGGTGGCCGGAGATTCTCCTTCAGCTGCCTGGCGGTTGTCGGCGATGGTCAGGGAAGCGTGGGGTACGGACTTGGCAAGGCCAACGAAGTGCCCGAGGCGATCCGCAAGGCCACCGAACGCGCCAGAAAAGCCATGATCAAGGTCCCCCTGCTGGACGGAACGCTTCCGTATGAGACTCTCGGCTGCTACGGCGCCGGTCGTGTCATGCTCAAGCCCGCCAGCCGCGGAACGGGCATTATCGCCGGCGGTCCTGTCCGCGCCATTATGGAAGCGGTCGGGGTGCATGACATCCTGACCAAGGCCATCGGCACGAACAATCCGCATAACGTGCTCCGCGCCACCATTGCCGGTCTGGCTTCCCTTCGCAGCGCGGAGGAAGTTTCCGAACTGCGCGGCATGAAGGTCGAGACCCCCCGGAAGTAA